One part of the Mangrovibacillus cuniculi genome encodes these proteins:
- a CDS encoding ATP-dependent DNA helicase, with product MSNLYPFTVSKDERFFDKLGEYIGDVFYDILPDKGYELRDEQIFMAYQVEQAFQKNKTIFAEAGVGTGKTFVYLLYSLFYARYKGKPAIIACSDETLIEQLVKKEGDIKKLEEALGLTIDVRLAKAREQYVCIKKLDELSNTTDNESILEVHDNIPDFVYDQSSMSRFYPYGDRKEYPWVSNKDWVDIAYDPLQQCSTCDWRHRCGQTLNREYYRHAKDLIICSHDFYMEHVWTKESRKREGQLPLLPEASCVIFDEGHLLEFAAQKALTYRFHADTITQVLTGYMAQDVREETLMSMERILELHDEWFAELDMHSEDIEGSIRRQVTLTDKAQKIAKTLMQLVDELMEQLVFDSELFTLDQYHVKMIEEYLEFFHYGLSILMKNEDGVFWLEENHGDLAFVIMPRLVEDILRKEVFSADVPFIFSSATMSQNGDFTYMMKNLGIEDALSFTVDSPFDYEEVMKINGFTEKEEETKFSAIKEDLKKNGGRSLVLFSSAEEMNRFRQVIQSEEMPFPMLFEGDEEISKMVEQFQREEQTVLCSYHLWEGLDVPGDSLTAVHMSSLPFPPHDPVFDAKRRHAGSAFEEVDLPFMVLRVRQGVGRLIRQQGDAGVINIWLKPTEDKLKETLSSVLPVSVEWSERV from the coding sequence ATGTCTAACCTATATCCATTTACTGTATCTAAAGATGAACGCTTTTTTGATAAATTAGGAGAATACATTGGTGATGTATTCTACGATATATTACCCGATAAAGGGTACGAATTAAGAGACGAACAAATCTTCATGGCTTATCAAGTCGAACAAGCTTTCCAGAAAAATAAAACCATTTTTGCTGAAGCAGGAGTAGGTACAGGGAAAACATTTGTTTACTTGCTATATTCTTTATTTTACGCTCGATATAAAGGTAAACCTGCTATTATTGCTTGTTCCGATGAAACGCTTATTGAGCAGCTTGTGAAAAAAGAAGGTGACATTAAGAAGTTAGAAGAAGCTTTGGGCTTAACAATTGACGTTCGACTAGCTAAAGCAAGAGAGCAGTATGTGTGTATTAAAAAGTTGGATGAGCTATCTAATACTACTGACAATGAGTCTATTCTAGAAGTCCATGATAATATTCCTGATTTTGTTTACGATCAAAGCTCTATGAGTCGTTTTTATCCATATGGAGATAGAAAAGAGTACCCTTGGGTGTCTAATAAAGATTGGGTAGATATTGCCTATGATCCACTGCAACAATGTTCTACTTGTGATTGGAGACATCGCTGTGGACAAACATTAAACCGTGAATATTATCGCCACGCTAAAGACTTAATCATCTGTTCCCATGATTTTTATATGGAGCATGTTTGGACAAAAGAGTCTAGAAAGCGTGAGGGCCAGTTACCACTTTTACCTGAAGCTAGTTGTGTTATTTTTGACGAAGGACATTTACTAGAATTTGCAGCGCAAAAAGCACTGACGTATCGTTTCCACGCAGACACGATTACGCAAGTGTTAACAGGATACATGGCGCAAGATGTTCGAGAAGAGACATTAATGTCGATGGAACGAATTCTAGAGTTACATGACGAGTGGTTTGCTGAATTGGATATGCATTCGGAGGATATCGAAGGTTCCATTAGAAGACAGGTGACATTAACAGACAAAGCACAAAAAATTGCTAAAACATTAATGCAGTTGGTAGACGAATTAATGGAGCAGTTAGTCTTTGATTCCGAATTATTCACATTAGACCAATATCACGTCAAAATGATTGAAGAATACTTGGAATTCTTCCATTATGGATTATCCATCCTAATGAAGAATGAAGATGGAGTCTTCTGGTTAGAAGAGAATCACGGAGACCTTGCTTTTGTTATCATGCCAAGGTTAGTAGAAGATATTCTTCGTAAGGAAGTGTTTTCAGCTGACGTACCATTTATCTTCTCTTCTGCTACAATGTCCCAAAATGGCGACTTTACGTATATGATGAAAAATCTAGGAATTGAAGATGCATTATCATTTACTGTCGATTCTCCGTTTGATTATGAAGAAGTCATGAAAATTAATGGGTTCACCGAGAAAGAGGAAGAAACAAAGTTTAGTGCCATTAAGGAAGACTTGAAGAAAAATGGAGGAAGATCTTTAGTGTTATTTTCTTCTGCGGAAGAAATGAATCGCTTCCGACAAGTTATTCAGTCTGAGGAGATGCCATTTCCTATGTTGTTTGAAGGAGATGAAGAGATCTCCAAAATGGTGGAACAGTTCCAAAGAGAGGAACAAACAGTTCTATGTTCTTACCATTTATGGGAAGGGTTGGATGTACCAGGGGATTCACTAACTGCTGTTCATATGAGTTCGCTACCGTTCCCTCCTCACGACCCAGTTTTTGATGCGAAAAGAAGACATGCAGGAAGCGCTTTTGAAGAAGTTGACCTACCATTCATGGTTCTTCGTGTAAGACAAGGAGTAGGAAGGTTAATTAGACAGCAAGGCGACGCTGGTGTAATCAATATTTGGTTAAAACCAACGGAAGACAAACTAAAAGAAACACTTTCGTCCGTACTGCCAGTTTCAGTAGAGTGGTCAGAGAGAGTTTAA
- a CDS encoding THUMP domain-containing class I SAM-dependent RNA methyltransferase translates to MYTILATAAMGLEALVAKEVRELGYECTVDNGRIIFQGDEKAIARANMWLRTADRIKVVVGEFKAFTFDELFEKTKALPWEQFLPENAEFPVQGKSVKSKLFSVSDCQAIVKKAIVSRLQQAYRRTTWLEENGPKFKIEVSLLKDKALLTIDASGVGLHKRGYRAGQGDAPLKETLAASLVLLSNWRPERPFLDPFCGSGTIAIEAAMIGQNIAPGFNRDFASEEWPWMSKELWEEVRLEADDKANYDQPILITGTDIDHRMIKIAKENALEAGFADLIHFEQRQVKDSKPHGDYGVIIGNPPYGERLGDKPEVQAMYRDLGQTFQEKFDTWSVYMLTSDEEFEECYGKPATKKRKLFNGFIKCDYYQYWGPRPPRV, encoded by the coding sequence ATGTATACTATTTTAGCTACCGCTGCAATGGGGTTAGAAGCACTTGTTGCAAAAGAAGTTAGAGAACTAGGTTATGAATGTACCGTTGATAACGGTCGAATTATCTTCCAAGGTGATGAAAAAGCAATTGCAAGAGCGAATATGTGGCTTCGTACAGCTGATAGAATTAAAGTAGTTGTTGGTGAGTTCAAGGCCTTCACATTTGATGAGTTGTTCGAAAAAACGAAGGCTTTACCATGGGAGCAATTTTTACCAGAGAATGCAGAATTTCCAGTTCAAGGGAAATCTGTGAAATCTAAATTATTTTCAGTTTCTGATTGCCAAGCAATTGTGAAAAAGGCGATTGTATCAAGGTTACAACAAGCATATCGTCGTACAACATGGTTAGAAGAAAATGGGCCAAAGTTTAAAATAGAGGTTTCTTTATTGAAAGATAAGGCTTTGTTAACGATTGATGCATCTGGAGTTGGTTTACACAAACGCGGGTATCGTGCGGGGCAAGGTGACGCACCTTTAAAGGAAACGTTGGCAGCATCTCTAGTGTTATTATCTAATTGGAGACCGGAACGCCCATTCTTAGACCCATTTTGTGGTTCTGGAACTATTGCGATAGAAGCAGCAATGATTGGCCAAAATATTGCTCCAGGTTTTAATCGTGACTTCGCATCAGAAGAGTGGCCTTGGATGAGCAAAGAACTTTGGGAAGAAGTTAGGCTAGAAGCGGATGATAAAGCAAATTATGATCAGCCAATTCTTATTACAGGTACAGACATAGACCATCGAATGATTAAGATTGCGAAGGAAAATGCATTAGAAGCAGGTTTTGCAGATCTAATTCATTTTGAACAACGACAAGTGAAAGATAGCAAGCCGCATGGGGATTATGGAGTCATTATTGGGAATCCGCCATATGGTGAACGATTAGGTGATAAGCCAGAGGTTCAAGCGATGTACCGTGATTTAGGACAAACTTTTCAAGAGAAATTTGATACATGGTCTGTGTACATGCTTACTTCAGATGAAGAATTTGAAGAGTGCTACGGTAAGCCAGCAACGAAAAAAAGAAAATTGTTTAATGGTTTCATAAAATGTGATTACTATCAGTATTGGGGACCAAGACCACCACGTGTATGA
- the gpsB gene encoding cell division regulator GpsB, with protein sequence MLANQVKLTAKDILEKEFKSSVRGYKQEEVDQFLDLVIKDYELFHQTIEELQQENLRLRKHAEDTQKRPPAPTQQAGTTNFDILKRLSNLEKHVFGSKLYD encoded by the coding sequence ATGTTAGCAAATCAAGTGAAGTTAACGGCAAAGGATATATTAGAAAAAGAATTTAAATCTTCGGTTAGAGGGTATAAACAAGAGGAAGTAGATCAATTTTTAGATCTAGTAATAAAAGATTATGAGCTTTTTCATCAAACAATCGAAGAGTTACAGCAAGAAAACTTACGTTTAAGAAAGCATGCAGAAGATACCCAAAAGCGTCCTCCAGCTCCAACACAGCAAGCTGGTACAACAAACTTTGATATTCTTAAACGTCTTTCAAATTTAGAAAAGCATGTTTTTGGAAGTAAACTCTATGATTAA
- a CDS encoding DUF1273 domain-containing protein, producing MKVVTITGYKPHEIGIFQQTHPAVTIIKKAIKQSLLPLCEEGLEWIVLSCQKGVEMWASQVAIELKQEYEVKLAILTPFLDQELKWKENDQLLYNEIIQNADFVDSVSKKPYENPEQFRIKDRLLIHKTDGCIILYDEEVDGSPKFFLNQCKEFSLQQDYDIRLITFEDLQLIQEEAQCTD from the coding sequence ATGAAGGTTGTTACAATTACAGGCTATAAGCCACATGAAATCGGTATTTTTCAACAAACGCATCCAGCTGTTACTATCATAAAAAAAGCAATTAAACAATCTCTACTACCTTTATGTGAAGAAGGTCTAGAGTGGATAGTCCTTTCTTGTCAAAAAGGTGTAGAAATGTGGGCGTCTCAAGTTGCAATTGAATTAAAACAAGAATATGAAGTTAAACTCGCTATCTTAACACCATTTCTCGATCAAGAATTAAAATGGAAAGAAAACGATCAACTACTTTACAATGAAATTATCCAAAATGCAGACTTTGTAGATAGCGTATCGAAGAAGCCTTATGAGAACCCAGAGCAATTCCGAATAAAAGATCGCTTGTTGATACATAAGACGGATGGATGTATTATTTTATATGATGAAGAAGTAGATGGATCACCGAAGTTCTTTTTAAATCAATGCAAAGAATTTTCGCTGCAACAAGACTACGACATCCGATTAATTACTTTTGAAGATCTTCAATTAATTCAAGAAGAAGCCCAATGTACTGATTGA
- a CDS encoding spore coat protein, with amino-acid sequence MHCRPKVMPAVVHPTKCCVTHSFDEVIVPHIHPTHTTNVNHTLYKHQHYFPQTASNVNEVSNQQFNCGGNPPGPGFPGAAAPGFQGPAGPGFPRQGFRR; translated from the coding sequence ATGCACTGTAGACCAAAAGTTATGCCAGCAGTTGTTCATCCAACAAAGTGTTGTGTGACTCATTCATTCGACGAGGTGATTGTTCCTCACATTCACCCAACACATACAACGAATGTAAATCACACGTTATACAAACATCAACACTACTTCCCACAAACTGCTAGCAATGTAAATGAAGTTTCTAACCAACAGTTCAACTGCGGTGGAAACCCTCCTGGCCCAGGATTCCCAGGGGCTGCTGCTCCTGGTTTCCAAGGTCCTGCTGGCCCAGGATTCCCACGCCAAGGATTCAGACGCTAA
- a CDS encoding ribonuclease H-like domain-containing protein, with amino-acid sequence MIKSKLNRLKSHMSLPEKPTIMKEQSNVSKSFPLPHEQQWKEFGVTPYFDNDQFCLVRKVTYPLSYKHGKYTFYDIQKAFSLWEKSNLTHPLSTKSIHSRSITFFDTETTGLSSGAGTLIFLLGHAELTTNELIVTQHLLPSPGHEVALYKSFISSCSVDLLMSFNGKSFDWPRVKNRHTFLQELVPALPKFAHFDLYHAAKRLWKLEMNSLKLVEIEKQQLGFTRKDDIPGHLAQFIYFDFVKHHAPESLMEVMRHNERDILSLVTLFTHLTFKIVGEKEVNGTEREQLGKWFAQSGELQKALELYEHETMSPVATYERGKLLKKAGEYPEALDHFLRIISMEGNELKVKAIIEAVKILEHKEKDFESALSLLEKIQPFDSISTENLRVDCEKRVKRLKKKSVRNRV; translated from the coding sequence ATGATAAAATCTAAGCTGAATCGATTAAAATCACACATGTCTTTACCAGAAAAACCAACTATTATGAAGGAACAAAGCAATGTTTCTAAATCATTTCCTCTTCCACATGAGCAGCAATGGAAGGAATTTGGCGTGACACCTTATTTTGATAACGACCAATTCTGTTTAGTTAGAAAAGTAACCTATCCACTATCCTATAAACACGGAAAGTATACTTTTTACGATATTCAGAAAGCCTTTTCGTTATGGGAGAAAAGTAATCTAACGCATCCGTTGAGCACTAAATCTATTCATTCTCGTTCTATTACTTTTTTTGATACAGAAACCACTGGGTTATCCAGTGGTGCCGGGACATTAATATTCTTATTAGGTCATGCTGAGTTGACAACAAACGAACTGATTGTTACCCAGCACCTGTTACCTTCACCAGGTCATGAAGTAGCACTATATAAAAGTTTTATCTCTTCTTGTTCGGTAGATTTATTAATGTCTTTTAATGGAAAGAGTTTTGATTGGCCGCGAGTAAAAAATAGGCATACATTTTTACAAGAATTAGTACCGGCCCTTCCAAAATTCGCGCATTTTGATTTATATCATGCCGCAAAGAGGTTATGGAAACTAGAAATGAATTCTCTGAAATTAGTAGAAATTGAAAAGCAACAATTAGGATTTACGCGAAAAGATGATATCCCGGGGCACTTGGCACAGTTTATATACTTTGATTTTGTGAAGCATCATGCTCCTGAATCACTAATGGAAGTGATGCGACATAATGAGCGGGACATTCTATCATTAGTAACGTTGTTTACTCATTTAACGTTTAAAATAGTGGGCGAAAAAGAAGTCAATGGAACGGAAAGAGAGCAGTTAGGTAAATGGTTTGCTCAATCTGGAGAACTGCAAAAAGCTCTAGAACTTTATGAACATGAAACTATGTCTCCTGTTGCAACCTATGAAAGAGGAAAGCTCTTGAAAAAGGCTGGAGAATACCCTGAAGCGTTGGATCATTTCTTAAGAATTATTTCCATGGAAGGGAACGAATTAAAGGTAAAAGCTATTATTGAAGCTGTAAAGATTTTAGAACATAAAGAGAAAGATTTTGAAAGTGCTCTCTCGTTATTAGAAAAAATCCAACCCTTTGATTCCATTTCCACAGAAAACCTTCGTGTAGATTGTGAGAAAAGAGTAAAACGTTTAAAGAAAAAATCAGTTCGAAATAGGGTTTAA
- a CDS encoding DEAD/DEAH box helicase produces the protein MEKKKSIKKLISDLQQSTNFMENVSHWETLDSKKAIHSPFPNNLNNKLRTMLENRGIKSLYSHQSLAFENAINKNNFVTVTPTASGKSLCYHLPVIQSILQNKKSRSLYIFPTKALAQDQKSEVNEWIESMEETITCYTYDGDTAPTIRTKIRQAGNIVITNPDMLHSGILPHHTKWVSLFENLEYVVIDELHTYRGVFGSHVANVVRRLKRICAFYGSNPTFLMTSATIANPTELAANLVGEEVTLIDQNGAPSGTKHFVLYNPPVVNKQLGIRRSAVLEVRDMATAFLKEKIQTIVFARSRVRVEMILTYLKEINKKHIGVNSIRGYRGGYLPSLRREIETGLRNGEVLGVVSTNALELGVDIGQLQVCIMTGYPGTIASAWQQAGRAGRRHGESLVIMVASSSSLDQYVIKNPTFFFEQAPETARISPDNLIILIDHIKCAAFELPFREDEQFGDVPMDEILAFLSEEHVLHQVGDRYHWMSDTFPAHGVSLRSASQENVIIVDRTVTASSVVIGEMDTFSALTLLHDEAIYLHQGVQFQVEELDWEEKKAYVTKVEVDYFTDANLAVELKVLEEDLTDNYSKVDISYGDVMVSAMATMFKKIKFDTHENIGSGPIHLPPIELHTNAAWITFDSGEVREEVLISIANVIRTIAPLEVMCDPKDLHVIPQVKSLHSEKPTIFIYDSYPGGIGLSKGIYENRQQIWLRILDIINGCTCEDGCPACIGMEQPSDGLKRETKEVLVKMLGKVIS, from the coding sequence ATAGAAAAGAAGAAAAGTATAAAAAAATTAATCAGTGATTTGCAACAAAGTACTAATTTCATGGAAAATGTTTCACATTGGGAAACATTAGATAGCAAAAAAGCAATACACAGTCCATTTCCGAATAACCTAAACAACAAATTACGTACGATGTTAGAAAATAGAGGCATTAAATCCCTATATAGCCATCAATCTCTGGCGTTTGAAAACGCTATTAATAAAAATAATTTTGTTACCGTAACTCCAACAGCATCAGGTAAATCGCTATGTTACCACTTGCCAGTTATACAAAGTATTCTCCAAAACAAAAAGTCAAGATCGCTATATATATTTCCAACGAAAGCCTTAGCGCAAGACCAAAAGTCAGAAGTGAATGAGTGGATTGAATCGATGGAAGAAACAATCACTTGTTATACGTACGACGGGGATACAGCTCCAACCATAAGAACGAAAATAAGACAAGCTGGTAACATTGTTATTACTAACCCGGATATGCTACATTCCGGAATTTTACCCCACCATACGAAGTGGGTTAGTTTATTTGAAAACCTAGAGTATGTCGTCATTGATGAATTACATACATATAGAGGTGTCTTTGGAAGTCATGTTGCGAATGTCGTTAGAAGGTTAAAAAGGATTTGTGCATTTTACGGCTCGAATCCAACTTTTTTAATGACATCTGCTACGATTGCCAACCCGACAGAGCTAGCAGCTAATCTAGTTGGAGAAGAAGTTACTTTGATTGATCAAAACGGCGCTCCTTCTGGTACCAAACATTTTGTTCTGTATAATCCGCCAGTGGTAAATAAACAACTCGGAATAAGAAGAAGTGCCGTATTAGAGGTTAGGGATATGGCAACAGCATTCCTAAAAGAGAAGATCCAGACAATTGTCTTTGCAAGAAGTAGAGTAAGGGTGGAAATGATTCTAACTTACTTAAAGGAAATTAATAAAAAACACATTGGTGTAAATTCCATTAGAGGTTATCGAGGAGGATATTTACCTTCTTTACGACGCGAAATAGAAACTGGGCTGAGAAATGGGGAAGTATTAGGGGTAGTAAGTACAAACGCATTGGAACTTGGTGTAGATATTGGGCAATTACAGGTATGTATTATGACGGGATATCCAGGAACAATTGCAAGTGCTTGGCAACAAGCTGGACGAGCTGGTAGAAGGCACGGGGAATCTCTAGTAATAATGGTAGCAAGTTCATCTTCGTTGGATCAGTATGTAATAAAGAACCCTACTTTTTTCTTTGAACAAGCTCCAGAGACTGCAAGGATATCACCAGATAATTTGATTATCTTAATTGATCATATTAAATGTGCGGCATTTGAACTACCATTTAGAGAAGATGAACAATTTGGTGATGTTCCTATGGATGAAATCCTTGCTTTCCTTTCGGAAGAACATGTTTTGCATCAAGTTGGCGACAGGTATCATTGGATGTCCGATACATTTCCAGCGCATGGTGTTTCTCTTCGTTCTGCTTCACAGGAGAATGTCATTATTGTTGATCGAACTGTTACGGCTTCCTCAGTTGTAATTGGCGAGATGGATACATTTAGTGCTTTAACATTATTACATGATGAAGCAATTTATCTTCACCAGGGTGTCCAGTTTCAAGTAGAAGAACTGGATTGGGAAGAAAAGAAAGCTTATGTCACAAAAGTAGAGGTTGATTACTTTACGGATGCCAATTTAGCCGTTGAGTTGAAAGTTTTAGAAGAGGATTTGACGGATAATTATTCAAAAGTTGACATTTCTTATGGAGATGTAATGGTCTCTGCTATGGCAACCATGTTCAAGAAGATAAAGTTTGATACGCATGAAAACATCGGTTCAGGTCCTATTCACTTACCACCTATTGAGCTTCATACAAACGCTGCTTGGATAACTTTTGATAGTGGGGAAGTAAGAGAAGAAGTACTGATTAGTATCGCTAATGTTATTCGAACAATTGCTCCTCTTGAAGTGATGTGTGATCCAAAGGACTTGCATGTTATCCCTCAAGTAAAATCGCTACATTCTGAAAAACCAACTATCTTTATTTATGATAGCTATCCAGGCGGAATTGGACTAAGTAAAGGTATTTATGAAAATCGACAACAAATTTGGTTAAGGATCTTAGATATTATCAATGGGTGTACCTGTGAGGACGGTTGTCCAGCGTGTATAGGTATGGAACAGCCTTCAGATGGATTAAAGAGAGAAACGAAAGAGGTTCTTGTAAAGATGTTAGGGAAGGTAATATCATGA
- a CDS encoding Hsp20/alpha crystallin family protein, with protein MSEDQKKGPEKEPFGFIMKSMNDFFQEKPVKGFMQSVDDLFHQPFLQSSFQLNLDENETSYIVSANLAGVKKEHIEIETYPRYMTLTITNQEERSVNTPSSGFMFSSKANTKTTKSIPFPQQVDDTNVDAQYKDGLLVVTVPKLKGKKIQIR; from the coding sequence ATGTCAGAAGATCAAAAAAAAGGACCCGAAAAAGAACCATTTGGTTTTATTATGAAATCGATGAACGATTTTTTTCAAGAAAAACCCGTCAAAGGCTTTATGCAATCTGTAGATGACTTGTTTCACCAACCTTTTTTACAATCTTCATTTCAATTAAACTTAGATGAAAATGAAACGAGCTATATTGTCTCCGCAAATCTTGCAGGTGTAAAAAAAGAGCATATTGAAATCGAAACGTACCCTAGATATATGACTTTAACGATTACCAATCAAGAAGAGAGAAGCGTCAACACACCAAGTAGTGGATTTATGTTTTCTTCTAAAGCCAATACAAAGACAACTAAGTCCATTCCGTTTCCTCAACAGGTTGATGATACAAATGTTGATGCGCAGTATAAAGATGGTTTATTAGTTGTTACTGTCCCAAAATTAAAAGGGAAAAAGATTCAAATTCGCTAG
- a CDS encoding YppG family protein, giving the protein MRTKRQPYTQSPVFYHGQSPVSPNGHLPYWNGQQVNTSLAANNIQMANPMVPPAYQSTMQMQGNIHPTNQQPMGQEQNFSNPYPTYGKWTKQNVADSVFTNPLHQEGYFDPYTGMKPNEPKNYANPYPKLNPIAKPKQSGVSSVMNSFKNQDGSMNMNKMMDTAGQVMSAVNQMSGMIKGVGSIFKGFGG; this is encoded by the coding sequence GTGCGTACAAAAAGACAACCGTATACACAGTCACCTGTATTTTACCATGGTCAAAGTCCTGTATCACCAAATGGCCACCTACCCTATTGGAATGGACAGCAGGTTAACACTTCGTTAGCAGCAAACAATATACAAATGGCTAATCCTATGGTTCCACCTGCCTATCAATCTACTATGCAAATGCAAGGAAACATTCATCCTACAAATCAGCAACCTATGGGACAGGAGCAAAATTTTTCAAATCCATATCCTACTTACGGAAAGTGGACGAAGCAGAATGTTGCAGATTCTGTTTTTACTAACCCGTTGCATCAAGAAGGGTACTTTGATCCTTACACAGGGATGAAACCAAATGAACCTAAGAATTATGCGAATCCATATCCAAAATTGAATCCCATCGCAAAACCAAAACAAAGTGGAGTGTCTTCCGTTATGAATTCCTTTAAAAATCAAGATGGAAGTATGAACATGAATAAAATGATGGACACTGCTGGTCAGGTGATGTCAGCAGTAAATCAGATGTCAGGCATGATAAAAGGTGTGGGAAGTATCTTTAAAGGATTTGGTGGATGA
- a CDS encoding DUF1798 family protein — translation MSVLNETQKLKELVEQAHSIYLSRRENGLRGDFEKEVKPFVYKVDLQMNQFEEVVRPWLQQEKPLYLHPSQIDKVMENIELISVQAFFPESSWKRYHQYVQSTVYVLDCIIDAVNNVKKA, via the coding sequence GTGAGTGTCCTAAATGAAACACAGAAGTTAAAAGAGCTAGTAGAGCAAGCGCATTCTATTTACTTATCAAGACGAGAAAATGGATTGAGAGGGGATTTTGAAAAAGAGGTTAAACCTTTTGTCTATAAAGTCGACCTTCAAATGAATCAATTTGAGGAAGTGGTTCGTCCTTGGTTGCAGCAAGAAAAACCTCTATATCTTCATCCTAGCCAAATTGACAAAGTAATGGAGAATATTGAGCTAATCTCGGTACAAGCATTTTTTCCTGAATCGAGTTGGAAAAGATACCATCAATATGTACAATCTACTGTTTACGTCTTGGATTGTATAATAGATGCAGTAAATAATGTGAAAAAAGCCTAA
- a CDS encoding DUF2515 family protein encodes MTLIQSLNQLVILENDLDIEQKVWEITQQYNVDNISRTEAYGQFYSLCKDIKWAFLASMVSRNAGWNITDLYNPAFSSWLTVDNRESLCKTYERANWLIFRDAFPQLLLYYYWTVTKRLKLHLLPLFYVSSFMVRQWELYINNSNSDLLTYSLITNEQNVIEDTVVQHPFYKKKVFGTVMYTLQEWNHFTFVLFPTLTGQLYGANVKGFRSISNRIMFGKQLYSILFHRDLYNYFWEFHLKVPPTGTRLDYLFFCPWKETYTLPLRCYVPIMGHHVKEESNWSNFRTPQKGWSQRPPKMPTISMTNLYRKKRQEIEMLASIHEWWKRY; translated from the coding sequence GTGACCTTAATCCAGTCCTTAAATCAATTAGTGATATTAGAAAATGACCTTGATATTGAACAAAAGGTTTGGGAGATCACTCAACAGTATAACGTTGATAATATATCACGCACAGAGGCTTATGGACAATTTTATTCCCTTTGTAAGGACATAAAATGGGCATTTCTTGCGTCTATGGTCTCACGAAATGCAGGATGGAACATAACAGATCTTTATAACCCAGCATTTTCTTCTTGGCTAACAGTAGATAATCGTGAGAGTTTATGCAAAACATACGAGCGAGCTAACTGGTTAATTTTCCGTGATGCCTTCCCACAACTGCTTCTCTATTATTATTGGACCGTAACAAAGCGTTTAAAGTTACATTTGCTTCCGTTATTTTACGTTTCTAGTTTTATGGTGAGACAGTGGGAATTATATATAAATAATAGTAATAGTGACCTCTTAACTTATTCGCTAATTACTAATGAACAAAATGTAATAGAAGATACGGTTGTTCAGCATCCTTTTTATAAGAAGAAAGTTTTTGGTACGGTTATGTATACGCTGCAAGAGTGGAATCATTTTACTTTTGTATTGTTTCCTACACTAACAGGTCAGTTATATGGAGCGAATGTAAAAGGATTTAGGTCAATAAGCAATAGGATAATGTTCGGTAAACAGCTATATTCTATTTTGTTTCACAGGGATTTATATAACTATTTTTGGGAGTTTCATCTTAAAGTGCCACCAACTGGTACCCGGTTAGATTACTTGTTTTTTTGTCCATGGAAAGAAACGTATACTTTACCGCTTAGATGTTATGTACCGATTATGGGACACCATGTGAAAGAAGAGAGTAATTGGTCTAATTTTCGAACTCCACAAAAAGGTTGGTCACAACGTCCACCTAAAATGCCAACAATCTCTATGACGAATTTATATCGTAAGAAAAGACAAGAGATTGAAATGTTAGCTTCTATTCATGAATGGTGGAAGCGGTATTAA